A genomic segment from Phragmites australis chromosome 6, lpPhrAust1.1, whole genome shotgun sequence encodes:
- the LOC133920989 gene encoding uncharacterized protein LOC133920989 has product MAGACAVAVATPAAPPRAAEPKSTLAPHRSSFFRVSCRHSPRPAGASAARNSGRARLSRRDPAEAETDAGVGRILKDDSSYLWTLVLGSVGGAAAIKYGSILLPDITRPNIVQALLMVSLPVVAAVLLLLRASSRED; this is encoded by the exons ATGGCGGGTGCCTGCGCGGTCGCCGTGGCCACTCCAGCCGCGCCACCCCGAGCCGCCGAGCCCAAGTCCACCCTGGCGCCGCACCGCAGCAGCTTCTTCCGCGTGAGCTGCCGGCATAGCCCCCGCCCGGCCGGAGCCTCAGCTGCGAGGAACAGCGGCCGCGCACGTCTCTCCCGGCGCGACCCGGCTGAGGCCGAAACGGACGCGGGCGTCGGGCGAATCCTGAAG GATGACTCCAGCTACCTGTGGACATTGGTCCTCGGATCCGTTGGTGGCGCCGCGGCTATAAAGTACGGAAGCATTCTGCTCCCTGACATCACAAGGCCAAACATCGTGCAAGCTCTGCTAATGGTGTCCCTGCCTGTAGTAGCTGCAGTCTTGCTTTTGCTCAGAGCGAGCTCGAGAGAGGACTGA
- the LOC133920987 gene encoding 18S rRNA (guanine-N(7))-methyltransferase RID2-like, protein MPRPEVQAPPDVFYNEAEARKYTTSSRIIEIQARISERALELLALPNDGVPKLLLDIGCGSGLSGETLTEDGHHWIGYDISKSMLDVALERETEGDLLLADMGQGLGLRPGVIDGAISISAVQWLCNADKSSHDPRLRLKAFFGSLYRCLARGARAVLQFYADNVKQSEMIVTYAMRAGFAGGVVVDWPHSSKAKKSYLVLTCGLPSLQTSLPKGKGEDGEMCSDDDDESNDEDGDRTVGIYERNRPKKRQKTKKNSKGKDWLLRKKEQLRRRGHDVPADTKYTGRKRKTHF, encoded by the exons atgcCTCGGCCGGAGGTGCAGGCGCCGCCGGACGTGTTCTACAACGAGGCGGAGGCCCGCAAGTACACGACCTCCTCCCGTATCATCGAAATCCAG GCGAGGATTTCCGAGAGGGCGCTGGAGTTGCTTGCTCTCCCCAACGATGGCGTCCCCAAGCTGCTTCTCGACATAG GATGCGGCTCTGGACTTAGTGGTGAGACATTGACAGAGGATGGACACCACTGGATTGGCTATGATATTTCAAAGTCGATGCTCG ATGTTGCCTTGGAGCGTGAAACAGAGGGCGACCTCCTACTTGCAGACATGGGCCAG GGCTTGGGCTTGCGACCAGGAGTAATTGACGGTGCAATTAGTATTTCAGCAGTTCAG TGGTTATGCAATGCTGACAAGTCTTCTCACGATCCAAGATTGCGGTTAAA GGCTTTCTTTGGATCATTATACAGATGCCTAGCAAGAGGAGCAAGAGCTGTTCTACAATTTTATGCTGATAATGTGAAGCAGAGTGAAATGATTGTGACTTATGCCATGCGTGCTGGTTTTGCTGGTGGAGTGGTCGTTGACTGGCCTCATAG TTCAAAAGCGAAGAAGTCCTACCTTGTCCTCACTTGTGGCCTGCCGTCTCTTCAAACATCGCTTCCAAAGGGTAAAGGTGAAGATGGTGAGATGtgcagtgatgatgatgacgagagcaatgatgaagatggtgacCGAACA GTCGGCATATACGAAAGAAATAGGCCAAAGAAGAGGCAAAAGACGAAAAAGAACAGCAAAGGTAAGGATTGGCTCTTGAGGAAAAAGGAGCAGCTGCGAAGAAGAGGACATGATGTACCCGCAGACACAAAGTACACAGGGAGGAAGCGGAAAACCCACTTCTAA
- the LOC133920990 gene encoding small ribosomal subunit protein eS30z/eS30y/eS30x-like, whose amino-acid sequence MGKVHGSLARAGKVRGQTPKVAKQDKKKRPRGRAHKRMQYNRRFVTAVVGFGKKRGPNSSEK is encoded by the exons atgg GTAAGGTTCACGGCTCGCTGGCCCGCGCGGGGAAGGTGCGGGGGCAGACGCCCAAGGTGGCGAAGcaggacaagaagaagaggccaCGCGGCCGCGCTCACAAGCGGATGCAGTACAACCGCCGCTTCGTCACCGCCGTCGTCGGCTTCGGCAAGAAGCGCGGCCCCAACTCCTCCGAGAAGTAG